A portion of the Macrobrachium nipponense isolate FS-2020 chromosome 12, ASM1510439v2, whole genome shotgun sequence genome contains these proteins:
- the LOC135225112 gene encoding uncharacterized protein LOC135225112, whose amino-acid sequence MNTMTRLALGFFIPVLGQTLPTEVPVIEASLRECERRQNSLFCDFQGSSIDTIYLDRTNETFGIIYVYNIAKLHLNHKSCTNLALNNIGRVEIAEKELLVDYTCSRAIKLTAKDTLFSEIPGNAKEIDLENCTLLSWTTVSSLTKASILNSRVEVLNASEPLMNAASFMVDGSSIGILQKLVLNGSEFSMKSTKIDFISPGGFVVQRGLAKLENCSFQNASVDSFLIHPKATLLLENLSGNLRISHTGKSSDVENTANEKDFYTEFVVVLAVLVITMVSCLGIIFVYCIKERTRSQVPGINDAKFQNKDEQISLLDKNSPSETNRSSKKDLDNNREREILTNQGASREGDDAMSKEQLTAPPYQDDVSDKVIIFKCYYLAGQDCEIGDLLRKGKIKIALS is encoded by the exons ATGAATACGATGACGAGGTTGGCATTGGGGTTCTTCATTCCTGTCCTGGGTCAGACTCTTCCAACAGAAGTTCCAGTGATCGAAGCGTCACTTCGTGAGTGCGAACGTAGGCAGAATTCCCTCTTCTGTGATTTTCAGGGCTCTAGCATA GACACCATCTACCTTGACCGAACGAATGAAACGTTCGGCATCATTTACGTATATAACATAGCCAAGCTTCATCTGAATCATAAGAGCTGCACCAACTTAGCCCTGAACAACATTGGAAGAGTCGAAATAGCGGAGAAGGAGCTACTAGTAGACTACACGTGTAGTCGAGCGATAAAACTCACAGCCAAAGATACTCTCTTCAGCGAGATTCCAGGGAACGCGAAAGAAATTGACCTGGAAAACTGCACCCTGCTGTCCTGGACGACTGTCTCCTCTCTCACGAAAGCCAGCATCTTGAATTCACGTGTAGAAGTGCTCAACGCATCTGAACCTTTGATGAATGCAGCATCGTTCATGGTGGATGGGTCCTCCATAGGCATCTTGCAGAAGCTCGTCCTTAATGGATCTGAATTCAGCATGAAATCCACGAAAATAGATTTTATCTCTCCTGGAGGCTTCGTGGTCCAACGAGGACTCGCGAAGTTAGAGAACTGCTCGTTTCAAAATGCGTCTGTCGACAGTTTCCTGATTCATCCCAAAGCTACTTTATTGCTTGAGAACCTTTCTGGGAACCTGAGAATATCTCATACGGGGAAGTCTAGCGACGTTGAAAATACTGCGAATGAGAAAGATTTCTACACTGAATTTGTCGTGGTACTTGCCGTCCTCGTCATAACGATGGTATCATGCTTGGGTATAATCTTCGTCTATTGTATTAAGGAGAGAACCCGTAGCCAAGTTCCCGGAATTAATGATGCCAAGTTCCAAAACAAAGACGAACAAATTTCACTTCTGGACAAAAACTCCCCTTCCGAGACTAACCGTAGCTCTAAAAAAGACTTAGACAATAATCGGGAAAGAGAGATTCTTACGAACCAGGGCGCGTCGAGGGAAGGTGATGACGCCATGTCAAAGGAACAACTGACAGCCCCTCCTTACCAAGATGACGTCAGCGACAAAGTCATTATCTTCAAGTGTTATTACCTGGCAGGACAGGATTGTGAAATAGGGGATCTTTTGCGAAAAGGCAAAATCAAAATAGCACTGAGC
- the LOC135224345 gene encoding uncharacterized protein LOC135224345, with product MLRKKIRANLEGEVTHIKKESSLPPHRQSLSRNDGALNGGDVTLTKKQLSLPYGHQSQPTHEGGALKGGDVTLTDKQLSLSSGHQFQSTHEGGALKRGDVTSTDRQLSLPSDHQSQPTHEGGALKGGDVTSTDKQLSLSSGHQFQSTHEGGALKRGDVTSTDRKLSLPSDHQSQPTHEGGVLKGGEVTSTDRQLSLPSDHRSQPTHEGGALKRGDVTLTDRQLSLPSDHQSQPTHEGDLKRGKRGEVTSTDRQLSLPSDHRSQPTHEGGALKRGDVTLTDRQLSLPSGHRSQPTHEGDLKRGKRGEVTSTDRQLSLPSDHQSQPTHEGGALKRGDVTLTDRQLSLPSGHQSQPTHKGDLKRGDVTLTDKQLSSPPSDQPHTKQKGTAKEGDGALTSEQLTAPPHPDNLRDKVIIFKTFSLAGQESDIADALKKDRIRIGLKQNTYNWEEIEETLLSSKRYLSEFQVINVTTTVLHSIQNGEAVSTLTEKVPGILAYVQIKSDFHTTVERATSEPPATSSMKYKPPGYRTNATFSELLQYWDTDSVRSTNNELLANLDTSQEEGESFTEID from the exons ATGCTGAGGAAGAAGATACGGGCAAATCTAGAAGGTGAAGTTACACACATTAAGAAAGAGAGTAGCTTACCTCCTCATCGTCAGTCCCTGTCTAGAAATGATGGTGCTTTAAACGGAGGTGACGTCACTTTAACTAAGAAACAATTGAGCTTACCTTATGGTCACCAGTCCCAGCCTACACATGAGGGTGGTGCTTTGAAGGGAGGTGACGTCACTTTAACTGACAAACAATTGAGCTTATCTTCTGGTCATCAGTTCCAGTCTACACATGAGGGTGGTGCTTTGAAGAGAGGCGACGTCACTTCAACTGACAGACAATTGAGCTTACCTTCTGACCATCAGTCCCAGCCTACACACGAGGGTGGTGCTTTGAAGGGAGGTGACGTCACTTCAACTGACAAACAATTGAGCTTATCTTCTGGTCATCAGTTCCAGTCTACACACGAGGGTGGTGCTTTGAAGAGAGGCGATGTCACTTCAACTGACAGAAAATTGAGCTTACCTTCTGACCATCAGTCCCAGCCTACACACGAGGGTGGTGTTTTGAAGGGAGGTGAGGTCACTTCAACTGACAGACAATTGAGCTTACCTTCTGACCATCGGTCCCAGCCTACACACGAGGGTGGTGCTTTGAAGAGAGGTGACGTCACTTTAACTGACAGACAGTTGAGCTTACCTTCTGACCATCAGTCCCAGCCTACACACGAGGGTGACTTGAAGAGAGGTAAGAGAGGTGAGGTCACTTCAACTGACAGACAATTGAGCTTACCTTCTGACCATCGGTCCCAGCCTACACACGAGGGTGGTGCTTTGAAGAGAGGTGACGTCACTTTAACTGACAGACAGTTGAGCTTACCTTCTGGCCATCGGTCCCAGCCTACACACGAGGGTGACTTGAAGAGAGGTAAGAGAGGTGAGGTCACTTCAACTGACAGACAATTGAGCTTACCTTCTGACCATCAGTCCCAGCCTACACACGAGGGTGGTGCTTTGAAGAGAGGTGACGTCACTTTAACTGACAGACAGTTGAGCTTACCTTCTGGCCATCAGTCCCAGCCTACACACAAGGGTGATTTGAAGAGAGGTGACGTCACTTTAACTGACAAGCAATTGAGCTCCCCTCCTTCTGATCAGCCCCATACTAAACAAAAGGGTACGGCGAAGGAAGGTGATGGCGCCCTAACTAGCGAACAACTAACAGCGCCTCCTCACCCAGATAACCTCCGTGACAAAGTCATCATCTTTAAGACCTTTTCCCTGGCAGGACAGGAGTCTGATATAGCAGATGCCTTGAAAAAGGACAGAATTAGAATAGGACTCAAGCAAAACACATACAACTGGGAGGAGATAGAGGAGACATTATTGTCAAGCAAAAGATACCTCTCAGAATTTCAAGTAATAAACGTAACAACGACGGTACTCCATTCCATTCAGAATGGCGAGGCAGTTTCCACGCTGACCGAAAAAGTACCAGGAATTCTAGCCTATGT GCAGATCAAAAGTGATTTTCATACCACCGTCGAAAGAGCGACTTCGGAGCCGCCTGCCACCAGTTCAATGAAGTACAAACCACCAGGATATCGTACTAATGCGACGTTTTCAGAATTATTGCAATACTGGGACACCGATTCTGTCAGGAGCACGAATAATGAACTATTAGCGAACCTTGACACCAGTCAGGAGGAAGGCGAATCTTTCACTGAGATAGACTGA